A region of Paraburkholderia largidicola DNA encodes the following proteins:
- the araG gene encoding L-arabinose ABC transporter ATP-binding protein AraG, which produces MSATLRFDNIGKVFPGVRALDGISFDVHAGQVHGLMGENGAGKSTLLKILGGEYQPDSGRVMIDGNEVRFASAGASIASGIAVIHQELQYVPDLTVSENLLLGRLPNTIGFVKKGDAKRYVREQLAAMGVDLDPNAKLRKLSIAQRQMVEICKALMRNARVIALDEPTSSLSHRETEVLFKLVRDLRADNRALIYISHRMDEIYQLCDACTIFRDGRKVASHPTLEGVSRDTIVAEMVGREISDIYGYRPRELGEVRFSVKNIEGGPLAEPASFEVRRGEIVGFFGLVGAGRSELMHLIYGDDPKKGGELVLDGKPIKVKSAGEAIRQGIVLCPEDRKEEGIVAIASVSENINISCRRHYLKAGLFLDRKKEAETADRFIKLLKIKTPSRRQKIRFLSGGNQQKAILSRWLAEPDLRVVILDEPTRGIDVGAKHEIYNVIYELAQRGCAIVMISSELPEVLGVSDRILVMRQGRISGELSRSAATEQSVLNLALPKSSTTAQAA; this is translated from the coding sequence GTGTCAGCGACGCTGCGTTTTGACAATATCGGCAAGGTGTTTCCAGGCGTGCGTGCGCTCGACGGCATCTCTTTCGACGTGCACGCCGGCCAGGTGCACGGCCTGATGGGCGAAAACGGCGCAGGGAAATCGACCCTGCTCAAGATTCTCGGCGGTGAATATCAGCCGGATTCCGGCCGCGTGATGATCGACGGCAACGAAGTGCGTTTTGCAAGCGCAGGCGCATCGATTGCCTCGGGCATCGCGGTGATTCACCAGGAACTGCAGTACGTGCCCGATCTGACGGTATCGGAAAACCTGCTGCTCGGCCGCTTGCCGAACACGATCGGCTTCGTGAAGAAGGGCGACGCGAAGCGGTACGTGCGCGAGCAGCTCGCAGCGATGGGCGTGGATCTCGATCCGAACGCGAAGCTGCGCAAGCTCTCCATCGCGCAACGCCAGATGGTCGAAATCTGCAAGGCGCTGATGCGCAACGCCCGCGTGATCGCGCTCGACGAGCCGACCAGCTCGCTGTCGCACCGCGAAACGGAAGTGCTGTTCAAGCTGGTGCGCGATCTGCGCGCCGACAACCGCGCGCTGATCTACATCTCACACCGGATGGACGAGATCTATCAGCTGTGCGACGCGTGCACGATTTTCCGCGACGGCCGCAAGGTCGCGTCGCATCCGACGCTCGAAGGCGTGAGCCGCGACACGATCGTGGCCGAAATGGTCGGCCGCGAGATCTCGGATATCTATGGCTACCGGCCGCGCGAACTCGGCGAAGTGCGCTTCTCGGTGAAGAACATCGAAGGCGGCCCGCTCGCGGAACCGGCGAGCTTCGAAGTGCGCCGCGGCGAGATCGTCGGCTTCTTTGGTCTCGTGGGCGCGGGCCGCAGCGAACTGATGCACCTGATCTACGGCGACGATCCGAAGAAGGGCGGCGAACTGGTGCTCGACGGCAAGCCGATCAAGGTGAAGAGCGCCGGTGAAGCGATCCGCCAGGGCATCGTGCTGTGCCCGGAAGACCGCAAGGAAGAAGGCATCGTCGCGATTGCGTCGGTGTCGGAGAACATCAATATCAGCTGCCGCCGTCACTATCTGAAGGCGGGGCTGTTCCTCGATCGCAAGAAGGAAGCCGAAACGGCGGACCGTTTCATCAAGCTGCTGAAGATCAAGACGCCGAGCCGCCGGCAGAAGATCCGTTTTCTGTCGGGCGGCAACCAGCAGAAGGCGATTCTGTCGCGCTGGCTGGCCGAGCCGGATCTGCGCGTCGTGATTCTCGACGAGCCGACGCGCGGCATCGACGTCGGCGCGAAGCACGAGATTTACAACGTGATTTACGAGCTGGCCCAGCGCGGCTGCGCGATCGTGATGATTTCGTCGGAACTGCCGGAAGTGCTGGGCGTGTCCGACCGGATCCTCGTGATGCGCCAGGGGCGCATCTCCGGCGAACTGTCGCGCAGCGCCGCGACCGAGCAATCGGTGCTGAACCTCGCGCTGCCGAAGAGTTCGACGACGGCGCAGGCGGCCTGA
- a CDS encoding SDR family oxidoreductase gives MKRLQGKVALVTGAGRGIGAAIATAFAREGAAVVLAELDIETAQRTAADIAAQTGGKTLAVQTDVTQSASVQRAVSEGEKAFGAIDVLVNNAGINVFCDPLTMTDDDWRRCFAVDLDGVWNGCRAVLPGMVERGAGSIVNIASTHSFKIIPGCFPYPVAKHGVIGLTRALGIEYAPRNVRVNAIAPGYIETQLTRDWWDGQTDPAAAKQATLDLQPMKRIGKPEEVAMTAVFLASDEAPFINASCITVDGGRSALYHD, from the coding sequence ATGAAACGGCTGCAAGGCAAGGTCGCGCTGGTGACGGGTGCGGGACGCGGCATCGGCGCGGCGATCGCGACGGCGTTCGCGCGCGAGGGCGCGGCTGTCGTGCTCGCGGAACTCGATATCGAAACCGCACAGCGCACGGCCGCCGACATTGCCGCGCAAACGGGCGGCAAGACGCTTGCCGTGCAGACGGACGTCACGCAGTCGGCGTCGGTGCAGCGCGCGGTGAGCGAAGGCGAAAAAGCGTTCGGTGCGATCGACGTGCTGGTGAACAACGCAGGCATCAACGTGTTCTGCGATCCGCTGACGATGACCGACGACGACTGGCGCCGCTGTTTCGCCGTCGATCTGGACGGCGTGTGGAACGGTTGCCGCGCGGTGCTCCCGGGAATGGTCGAGCGCGGCGCGGGCAGCATCGTGAACATCGCGTCGACACACTCGTTCAAGATCATTCCGGGCTGCTTCCCGTATCCCGTCGCGAAGCACGGCGTGATCGGCCTCACGCGCGCGCTCGGCATCGAATACGCGCCGCGCAACGTGCGCGTGAATGCGATCGCGCCGGGCTACATCGAAACGCAACTGACGCGCGACTGGTGGGACGGTCAGACGGACCCCGCCGCCGCGAAGCAGGCGACGCTCGATCTGCAGCCGATGAAGCGCATCGGCAAGCCGGAAGAAGTCGCGATGACAGCCGTATTTCTCGCGTCGGATGAAGCGCCTTTCATCAACGCGAGTTGCATCACCGTCGACGGCGGGCGCTCTGCGCTTTACCACGACTGA
- a CDS encoding SMP-30/gluconolactonase/LRE family protein, producing the protein MSDTITNVQAALLVDSKCTLGEGATWDARSGLFYWTDIEGARLWRYDPRDGRSTFWRMPERLSTFALCADPHYMLLGLASRLAFFDLATGEIEPIVDVEPGMNTRVNDGRCDRQGRFVFGTKDEASPVQAIGGFYRLNHDLTLERLSLPSPAISNSIAFSPDGATMYFCDSPTLEIRACDYLADGSVANERLFVKLTDKTGEPDGSTVDSEGGLWNAQWGGRRVVRYDANGVETERVDVPTVQPSCVALGGAQLGTLYVTSARVGLDAQALAGDTRAGGVYVATQGRRGLPEPVFKGSPAGLAARRGA; encoded by the coding sequence ATGAGCGACACGATCACCAACGTTCAGGCTGCATTGCTCGTCGATTCGAAATGCACGCTGGGCGAAGGCGCGACGTGGGACGCGCGCAGCGGCCTGTTCTACTGGACGGATATTGAAGGCGCGCGGCTCTGGCGTTACGATCCGCGCGATGGCCGCAGCACGTTCTGGCGCATGCCGGAGCGCCTGTCGACGTTCGCCTTGTGCGCCGATCCGCATTACATGCTGTTGGGCCTCGCATCGCGGCTGGCTTTCTTCGACCTTGCAACGGGCGAGATCGAGCCCATCGTCGATGTCGAGCCGGGTATGAACACGCGCGTCAACGACGGTCGTTGCGATCGCCAGGGGCGCTTCGTGTTCGGCACGAAGGACGAAGCGTCGCCCGTGCAGGCGATCGGCGGGTTTTACCGGCTCAATCACGATCTGACACTCGAACGTTTGTCATTGCCATCGCCCGCGATTTCGAACAGTATCGCGTTCAGCCCCGACGGCGCGACGATGTACTTCTGCGATTCGCCGACGCTCGAAATCCGCGCCTGCGATTACCTCGCGGACGGCAGCGTCGCGAACGAGCGGCTGTTCGTGAAGCTGACCGACAAGACGGGCGAGCCCGATGGTTCGACGGTCGATAGCGAAGGCGGACTGTGGAATGCGCAGTGGGGCGGACGTCGCGTGGTGCGCTACGACGCGAACGGCGTGGAGACTGAGCGCGTCGACGTGCCGACCGTGCAGCCCAGTTGCGTGGCGCTGGGCGGCGCGCAACTCGGCACGCTGTATGTGACGAGCGCGCGCGTGGGGCTCGACGCCCAGGCGCTGGCGGGCGATACGCGCGCCGGCGGCGTGTATGTCGCGACGCAGGGCCGGCGTGGTTTGCCAGAGCCGGTGTTCAAGGGGTCGCCTGCGGGGCTTGCGGCAAGACGCGGCGCTTAA
- the thiL gene encoding thiamine-phosphate kinase: protein MLSEFSLIDRFFARRASGSTYPQRAVLGIGDDCALLAPPAGEMLAISTDMLVEGRHFFPDVDPKALGHKALAVNLSDLAAMGAKPQAFTLAFSLPKADANWLSAFSDGLFELAERHGCELVGGDTTGGPLNLCITVFGSVPPQSALRRDAAQPGDDIWVSGTLGDARASLGVQRDEWSADASDAATFRRAMELPEPRVALGLALRGVARAALDLSDGLAGDLMHILERSHVNATVDADALPRSDALRRLAMDIQRRCTIAGGDDYELCFTAPPSARAEVVAAGQQARVPVTRVGTITPLDAADAVPAISWHDASGAPLTLTLQGFDHFHAE from the coding sequence ATGCTTTCAGAGTTTTCGCTGATCGACCGCTTCTTCGCGCGCCGCGCGTCGGGTTCGACTTACCCGCAGCGTGCTGTCCTTGGCATCGGTGACGATTGCGCACTGCTCGCGCCGCCCGCCGGCGAGATGCTTGCCATTTCGACGGACATGCTGGTCGAAGGCCGCCACTTCTTTCCTGACGTCGATCCGAAGGCGCTCGGCCACAAGGCGCTCGCCGTCAATCTGTCGGACCTCGCGGCGATGGGCGCAAAGCCGCAGGCGTTCACGCTCGCGTTCTCGCTGCCGAAAGCCGACGCCAACTGGCTGTCCGCGTTCAGCGATGGCCTCTTCGAACTCGCGGAGCGGCACGGCTGCGAACTGGTCGGCGGCGATACGACGGGTGGCCCGCTGAATCTGTGCATCACCGTGTTCGGCTCGGTGCCGCCGCAGAGCGCGCTGCGGCGCGACGCCGCGCAACCCGGCGACGACATCTGGGTATCCGGCACGCTGGGCGATGCGCGCGCGAGTCTCGGCGTGCAACGCGACGAGTGGTCCGCCGATGCCAGCGACGCTGCGACATTCCGCCGCGCCATGGAGCTGCCCGAGCCGCGCGTCGCGCTGGGTCTCGCGTTGCGCGGCGTGGCGCGCGCCGCGCTCGATCTTTCCGACGGCCTGGCGGGCGACCTGATGCACATCCTCGAACGCTCGCATGTGAATGCCACCGTCGACGCCGACGCACTACCACGCTCCGATGCGCTGCGCCGCCTCGCCATGGATATCCAGCGCCGCTGCACGATCGCGGGCGGCGACGATTACGAGTTGTGCTTCACTGCGCCGCCATCCGCGCGCGCCGAAGTCGTTGCAGCCGGTCAACAGGCGCGTGTGCCCGTGACACGCGTCGGTACAATAACTCCACTCGATGCGGCCGATGCCGTGCCCGCGATCTCGTGGCACGACGCGTCAGGCGCTCCACTTACATTGACGTTGCAAGGCTTCGATCATTTCCATGCAGAATGA
- the araH gene encoding L-arabinose ABC transporter permease AraH: MQARENLAQQAAKSAAEALIPQANDKQKWWQQITEYSLIVIFVVMFITMSLTVDHFFSIENMLGLALSISQIGMVACTMMFCLASRDFDLSIGSTVAFAGVLCAMVLNATGNTFIAIVAAVVAGSVIGFVNGAVIAYLRINALITTLATMEIVRGLGFIVSHGQAVGVSSDTFIALGGLSMFGVSLPIWVTLVCFIVFGVMLNSTVYGRNTLAIGGNPEASRLAGINVERTRVYIFLIQGAVTALAGVILASRITSGQPNAAEGFELNVISACVLGGVSLLGGRATISGVVIGVLIMGTVENVMNLMNIDAFYQYLVRGAILLAAVLLDQLKNRGSRD, from the coding sequence ATGCAAGCCAGAGAAAACCTCGCGCAACAGGCCGCCAAGAGCGCCGCTGAAGCGCTGATTCCGCAAGCCAACGACAAGCAGAAGTGGTGGCAGCAGATCACGGAATACAGTCTGATCGTGATCTTCGTCGTGATGTTCATCACGATGTCGCTGACCGTCGATCACTTCTTCTCGATCGAAAATATGCTGGGCCTCGCGCTGTCGATTTCGCAGATCGGCATGGTCGCGTGCACGATGATGTTCTGTCTCGCCTCGCGCGACTTCGACCTTTCCATCGGTTCGACGGTCGCCTTTGCTGGCGTGTTGTGCGCGATGGTGCTCAACGCAACGGGCAACACGTTCATCGCGATCGTCGCCGCGGTCGTGGCCGGCTCGGTGATCGGTTTCGTCAACGGCGCGGTGATCGCGTATCTGCGCATCAACGCGCTGATCACGACGCTCGCGACGATGGAAATCGTGCGCGGCCTCGGCTTCATCGTGTCGCACGGTCAGGCCGTGGGCGTGTCGTCGGACACGTTCATCGCGCTCGGCGGCCTGTCGATGTTCGGCGTGTCGCTGCCCATCTGGGTGACGCTGGTCTGCTTCATCGTGTTCGGCGTGATGCTGAATTCGACGGTGTACGGCCGTAACACGCTGGCGATCGGCGGCAATCCGGAAGCGTCGCGCCTCGCGGGTATCAACGTCGAACGCACGCGCGTCTACATCTTCCTGATCCAGGGCGCAGTGACGGCGCTGGCGGGTGTGATTCTCGCGTCGCGTATCACGTCGGGTCAGCCGAATGCCGCGGAAGGCTTCGAGCTGAACGTGATTTCGGCGTGCGTGCTGGGCGGCGTGTCGCTGCTCGGCGGCCGTGCGACGATTTCCGGCGTCGTGATCGGCGTGCTGATTATGGGCACCGTCGAAAACGTGATGAACCTGATGAACATCGACGCGTTCTATCAGTACCTCGTGCGCGGTGCGATCCTGCTCGCTGCGGTGCTGCTGGACCAGTTGAAGAACCGCGGCTCGCGCGACTGA
- a CDS encoding SDR family NAD(P)-dependent oxidoreductase — MSSPASANAREEQGVYARYPSLVDRTVLITGGATGIGASFVEHFVAQGARVAFFDIDETAGDALADQLGDSRHKPLFLRVDLTDIDALKKAIADVRAALGPIEVLVNNAANDKRHKIEEVTPESFDAGIAVNIRHQFFAAQAVAEDMKAAKSGSIINLGSISWMLKNGGYPVYTLAKSAVQGLTKGLARDLGHFGIRVNALVPGWVMTDKQKRLWLDDAGRLAIKQGQCIDAELLPEDLARMALFLAADDSRMITAQDIIVDGGWA; from the coding sequence ATGTCGTCTCCCGCCAGCGCGAACGCGCGTGAAGAACAGGGCGTCTACGCGCGCTATCCGAGCCTCGTGGACCGCACGGTGCTGATCACGGGCGGCGCGACGGGCATCGGCGCATCGTTCGTCGAGCATTTCGTCGCGCAGGGCGCGCGCGTCGCGTTCTTCGATATCGACGAAACGGCGGGCGACGCGCTCGCCGATCAACTCGGCGATTCGCGCCACAAGCCGTTGTTTCTGCGCGTCGATCTCACCGACATCGATGCGTTGAAGAAGGCAATCGCCGACGTGCGCGCGGCGCTTGGCCCGATCGAAGTGCTCGTGAACAACGCGGCGAACGACAAGCGCCACAAGATCGAAGAGGTGACGCCCGAATCGTTCGACGCGGGTATCGCCGTCAACATCCGTCATCAGTTCTTCGCGGCGCAAGCCGTCGCGGAGGACATGAAGGCGGCGAAAAGCGGCTCGATCATCAATCTCGGCTCGATCAGCTGGATGCTGAAGAACGGCGGCTATCCCGTGTACACGCTGGCGAAGTCGGCGGTACAGGGACTCACGAAGGGGCTCGCGCGCGATCTCGGCCACTTCGGCATTCGCGTGAACGCGCTGGTGCCGGGCTGGGTGATGACGGACAAGCAAAAGCGTCTGTGGCTCGACGACGCGGGACGTCTCGCGATCAAGCAGGGTCAGTGCATCGACGCCGAACTGCTGCCCGAAGACCTCGCGCGGATGGCGTTGTTCCTCGCCGCCGACGACAGCCGCATGATTACCGCGCAGGACATCATCGTCGATGGAGGCTGGGCATGA
- the pyrF gene encoding orotidine-5'-phosphate decarboxylase codes for MSTFIQTLDHAWHTTNSLLCVGLDPEPTRFPGAYANRSDAIFDFCKKIVDATAPYASSFKPQIAYFAAHRAEEQLEQLIAHIHLKHPGLPVILDAKRGDIGSTAEQYAREAFDRYRADAVTVNPYMGFDSIEPYLEHDGKGVIVLCRTSNPGGSDLQFLETEGRPLYQTVARLAAEKWNAKGQLGLVVGATFPKEIEVVRGIVGDMPLLIPGIGAQGGDVEATVRAGRTAAGAGMLINSSRAILYAGKGDDWVEAAAQAAKDTRDRINAFR; via the coding sequence ATGTCCACATTCATCCAGACGCTCGACCACGCATGGCACACGACGAATTCGTTGCTATGCGTCGGCCTCGATCCCGAGCCGACCCGGTTTCCCGGCGCGTACGCCAACCGTTCTGACGCGATCTTCGATTTCTGCAAGAAGATCGTCGATGCGACGGCGCCTTACGCATCGTCGTTCAAGCCGCAGATTGCCTACTTCGCCGCGCATCGGGCCGAAGAGCAACTCGAACAGCTGATCGCGCACATTCATCTGAAGCATCCGGGCCTGCCCGTGATTCTCGACGCGAAGCGCGGCGATATCGGCAGCACGGCCGAGCAGTACGCGCGCGAGGCGTTCGACCGTTATCGTGCCGATGCCGTCACGGTGAATCCGTACATGGGCTTCGATTCGATCGAACCGTATCTGGAGCACGACGGCAAGGGCGTGATCGTGCTGTGCCGGACGTCGAATCCGGGTGGCTCGGACCTGCAGTTTCTCGAGACGGAGGGCCGTCCGCTGTATCAGACGGTCGCGCGGCTTGCGGCGGAAAAGTGGAACGCGAAAGGCCAGCTGGGTCTGGTGGTCGGCGCGACGTTCCCGAAGGAAATCGAAGTGGTGCGCGGCATCGTCGGCGACATGCCGCTGCTGATTCCGGGCATCGGCGCGCAAGGCGGCGATGTCGAGGCGACCGTCCGGGCGGGACGCACGGCAGCGGGCGCGGGCATGCTGATCAATTCGTCGCGTGCGATTCTGTACGCGGGCAAGGGCGACGATTGGGTCGAAGCCGCCGCGCAGGCCGCGAAGGATACGCGCGACCGGATCAACGCGTTTCGTTAA
- a CDS encoding CinA family protein, whose product MATDSVVHQLAIRAGNRLRDERLMLATAESCTGGMVATAITDISGSSGWFERGFVTYSNQAKSEMIGVPPDLIEKHGAVSEPVARAMVEGALRNSRAQVALSITGVAGPGGGTETKPVGMVCFGWSNRLHTVVETLVFKGDRERVRVQAATHALRGLLTLLDERER is encoded by the coding sequence ATGGCTACCGATTCCGTCGTTCACCAACTCGCCATTCGCGCCGGCAATCGTCTGCGCGACGAACGGCTGATGCTTGCCACGGCTGAATCCTGCACGGGTGGCATGGTCGCGACGGCCATCACCGATATCTCCGGCAGCAGCGGATGGTTCGAGCGCGGCTTCGTCACGTACTCGAACCAGGCCAAGAGCGAGATGATCGGCGTGCCGCCCGATCTCATCGAGAAGCATGGCGCCGTGTCCGAGCCTGTCGCGCGGGCCATGGTCGAAGGGGCGTTGCGGAATTCCCGGGCTCAGGTCGCGCTGTCCATCACGGGCGTGGCGGGCCCCGGCGGCGGCACCGAGACGAAGCCGGTCGGCATGGTGTGCTTCGGATGGAGCAACCGGCTGCATACCGTCGTCGAGACACTCGTGTTCAAGGGCGACCGCGAACGCGTGCGCGTACAGGCGGCGACGCACGCATTGCGCGGGCTGTTGACCTTGCTCGACGAGCGCGAGCGTTGA
- a CDS encoding phosphatidylglycerophosphatase A family protein, translating into MQNESSLGPAGSFSDAPTGGQPVPSGGTPDGKPEGTSNGEPRAPRPRRATARFMLSHPLHILSLGFGSGLSPIAPGTFGTLFAWASFAAFSAQLTVIEWGILIVVGFIAGIGICSFTANRLGIEDPSPVVWDEIVAFWLVLLIVTPASFTGQLWAFIVFRFFDMVKPPPIRYFDRRLKGGFGIMFDDLVAAFFTLLVVALWRMSV; encoded by the coding sequence ATGCAGAATGAATCCTCGCTTGGCCCGGCCGGCAGTTTCTCCGACGCGCCAACAGGCGGACAGCCCGTCCCATCCGGCGGCACACCCGACGGTAAGCCTGAAGGCACGTCGAACGGTGAACCGCGAGCGCCGCGGCCCCGCCGCGCGACCGCGCGCTTCATGCTGTCACATCCGTTGCATATCTTGTCGCTGGGTTTCGGCAGCGGCCTGTCGCCGATTGCGCCCGGCACGTTCGGAACCCTGTTCGCCTGGGCATCGTTCGCTGCGTTCAGCGCGCAGCTGACCGTCATCGAATGGGGCATTCTGATCGTCGTCGGTTTTATCGCGGGCATCGGCATTTGCAGCTTCACCGCGAACCGGCTCGGCATCGAAGATCCGTCGCCCGTCGTGTGGGACGAGATCGTCGCGTTCTGGCTGGTGCTGCTGATCGTGACGCCCGCCAGCTTCACCGGACAGTTGTGGGCATTCATCGTCTTCCGCTTCTTCGACATGGTGAAGCCGCCGCCCATCCGTTATTTCGACCGCAGACTGAAAGGCGGCTTTGGCATCATGTTCGACGATCTCGTCGCGGCGTTCTTCACGTTGCTCGTCGTTGCGCTTTGGCGGATGTCGGTCTGA
- a CDS encoding cupin domain-containing protein — protein sequence MARHIDRDELIRRFDLQPHPEGGFFRETYRSSDAIRRTHSADSRSASTAIYYLLCDGAHSAWHRIQSDEVWHFYAGDPLNVYVLEGDGALTVHRLGNALEHADCVFQAVVASGKWFAAQCDDTASVALVGCTVAPGFEFSEFEIADVDALLRDYPQHRDLIEKLGPAGA from the coding sequence ATGGCCCGTCACATCGACCGCGATGAACTGATCCGCCGCTTCGATCTCCAGCCGCATCCCGAAGGCGGGTTCTTTCGCGAGACGTACCGCTCGTCCGACGCGATCCGGCGTACACATTCCGCCGATTCCCGCTCCGCCTCCACGGCGATCTACTACCTGCTTTGCGACGGCGCGCACTCCGCGTGGCATCGCATCCAGTCGGACGAAGTCTGGCATTTCTATGCCGGCGATCCGCTCAACGTCTACGTGCTGGAAGGCGACGGCGCGCTCACGGTTCATCGTCTGGGCAACGCGCTCGAACACGCCGATTGCGTCTTTCAGGCCGTCGTGGCGTCCGGCAAGTGGTTCGCCGCGCAGTGCGACGACACGGCGAGCGTTGCGCTCGTCGGCTGCACGGTTGCGCCGGGGTTCGAGTTCAGCGAGTTCGAGATTGCGGATGTCGACGCGTTGCTGCGCGACTATCCGCAGCATCGGGATTTGATCGAAAAGCTCGGGCCGGCCGGCGCCTGA
- a CDS encoding aldose 1-epimerase gives MTVANSAVPSSPQSRARRARLAATVQPVLAGPSTSAVAVGAGSAADVACVTLANSLLRLDVAPSLGGGITRFDFRNEGTLVPVFRRCRHVGAGTDANDLACYSLLPYSNRIGGGQFMLGERAIDVPCNRAGEPLPIHGDGWLANWTIAAADAENLTLTLDRRDGKPYAYRATQTYALDGSTLVITLEVENTGREAMPFGLGVHPFLVRDADTQLSAAAAGLWLSDDDWLPVRHVPVPPAWQFGVAYPLPRTLVNHAFTGWSGHATVVWPKRRLSLTMSSSTEYYILYTPTSKDFFCFEPVDHPINAMNLPGGAADNGMTMLARGERLTRSFSFAVERTGLRAMAGGRAAKRGS, from the coding sequence ATGACTGTCGCGAATTCCGCTGTCCCATCGTCTCCACAATCCCGCGCGCGCCGCGCCCGGCTCGCGGCCACCGTGCAGCCGGTGCTGGCCGGGCCGAGCACGTCCGCGGTCGCGGTCGGCGCGGGAAGCGCCGCCGACGTTGCGTGCGTGACGCTCGCCAATTCGCTGCTGCGGCTCGATGTGGCGCCGTCCCTGGGCGGCGGCATCACGCGCTTCGACTTTCGCAACGAAGGCACGCTCGTGCCCGTGTTCCGGCGCTGCCGCCATGTCGGTGCAGGCACGGATGCCAATGACCTCGCCTGCTATTCGCTGCTGCCGTATTCGAACCGGATCGGCGGCGGGCAATTCATGCTCGGCGAGCGCGCCATCGACGTGCCGTGCAACCGCGCGGGCGAGCCGCTGCCGATTCACGGCGACGGCTGGCTCGCGAACTGGACTATCGCGGCCGCCGACGCCGAAAACCTCACACTGACGCTCGACCGTCGCGACGGCAAGCCGTACGCGTATCGCGCGACGCAGACTTACGCGCTCGACGGCTCGACGCTCGTCATCACGCTCGAAGTCGAAAACACTGGCCGTGAGGCGATGCCGTTCGGCCTCGGCGTGCATCCGTTTCTGGTGCGCGATGCCGACACGCAACTGTCGGCGGCTGCGGCGGGCTTGTGGCTGTCGGACGACGACTGGCTGCCCGTGCGCCATGTACCCGTGCCGCCTGCGTGGCAGTTCGGCGTTGCGTATCCGTTGCCACGTACGCTCGTCAATCACGCGTTCACTGGCTGGAGCGGGCATGCGACGGTTGTGTGGCCGAAGCGCCGCCTGTCGCTGACGATGTCGTCGAGCACCGAGTACTACATTCTCTACACGCCGACGTCGAAAGACTTCTTCTGCTTCGAACCCGTCGATCACCCGATCAACGCGATGAACCTGCCGGGCGGTGCCGCCGACAACGGCATGACGATGCTCGCGCGCGGTGAGCGGCTTACGCGCTCGTTCAGCTTTGCGGTAGAACGCACGGGGCTGCGCGCAATGGCGGGCGGGCGCGCGGCGAAGCGCGGGTCGTAA
- a CDS encoding arabinose ABC transporter substrate-binding protein, translating to MKRRIFLTLAAAATAVLFNAPVAQAADPVKIGFLVKQPEEPWFQDEWKFAEAAAKEKGFTLVKIGAPSGEKVMSAIDNLAAQKAQGFVICTPDVKLGPGIVAKAKADNLKMMTVDDRLVDGAGKPIESVPHMGISAYNIGKQVGEGIAAEIKKRGWDMKDVGAIDVTYEQLPTAHDRTAGATDALIAAGFPKANIIAAPQSKTDTENAFNAANIALTKNPNFKHWVAYGLNDEAVLGAVRAAEGRGFKADNMIGIGIGGSDSALNEFKKPNPTGFFGTVIISPKRHGEETSDLMYAWITQGKEPPKLTLTTGMLATRDNVGEVREKMGLASK from the coding sequence ATGAAACGCAGAATTTTCCTCACGCTGGCAGCAGCGGCGACGGCGGTGCTGTTCAACGCACCCGTCGCGCAAGCCGCCGACCCGGTCAAGATCGGCTTCCTCGTGAAGCAGCCGGAAGAACCGTGGTTCCAGGACGAGTGGAAGTTCGCCGAAGCCGCTGCCAAAGAAAAGGGCTTCACGCTGGTGAAGATCGGCGCGCCGTCGGGCGAGAAGGTCATGAGCGCGATCGACAACCTCGCAGCGCAAAAGGCACAAGGTTTCGTGATCTGCACGCCGGACGTGAAGCTCGGACCGGGCATCGTCGCGAAGGCGAAGGCTGACAACCTGAAGATGATGACGGTGGACGACCGTCTCGTCGACGGCGCAGGCAAGCCGATCGAATCGGTGCCGCACATGGGCATCTCGGCTTACAACATCGGCAAGCAGGTTGGCGAAGGCATCGCGGCTGAAATCAAGAAGCGCGGCTGGGACATGAAGGACGTCGGCGCGATCGACGTGACCTACGAACAGCTGCCGACGGCTCATGACCGCACGGCAGGCGCCACCGACGCGCTGATCGCCGCCGGTTTCCCGAAGGCCAATATCATCGCCGCGCCGCAATCGAAGACCGACACGGAAAACGCGTTCAACGCAGCGAACATCGCGCTGACGAAGAATCCGAACTTCAAGCACTGGGTTGCCTACGGCCTGAACGACGAAGCCGTGCTCGGCGCCGTGCGCGCAGCGGAAGGCCGCGGCTTCAAGGCCGACAACATGATCGGCATCGGCATTGGCGGCTCGGACTCGGCGTTGAACGAGTTCAAGAAGCCGAACCCGACGGGCTTCTTCGGCACGGTCATCATCAGCCCGAAGCGCCACGGCGAAGAGACGTCGGACCTGATGTACGCCTGGATCACGCAAGGCAAGGAACCGCCGAAGCTCACGCTGACGACGGGCATGCTGGCCACGCGCGACAACGTCGGCGAAGTGCGTGAAAAGATGGGTCTCGCATCGAAGTAA